From Coffea arabica cultivar ET-39 chromosome 10e, Coffea Arabica ET-39 HiFi, whole genome shotgun sequence, one genomic window encodes:
- the LOC113710881 gene encoding protein NRT1/ PTR FAMILY 5.10-like, translated as MAFYQLGMDGCRNLEAQTQIPFLQRDEVVDGYADYQGYAIKRSESGGWRSASFILVSGSLERFAYFGIESNLISYLTGPLGESIATAAANVNTWIGVASLVPVFGSFFADSFLARYQAIILASVIYILGLGLLTLSTVPTSLISVSTFQGRDIVAQILFFVSLYLVALGQVYKSCVQAFGADQFDGNHPDEKKAKSSFFNWWLCCLCIGATAAHLILHYIQDNINWGIGFGIPFIAMTIGLVLFQIGNRTYRFSARQNDADEILNESICQRFIKVLPAAEDSGEAITTKTNGAKIFLRLLPIWSTCLTYTIAMAQVSTLFTKQASTVDRSLGPSFSIPPASLRAFIALSISFCIPIYDQIFVPIARKITNFSTGITMLQRMGTGMAISVMNMVIAALIEMKRLKTAKDFGLVDIPNAAVPMSFWWLVPQFTLIGLTDVFILVGSQEFFYDQVPTELRSLGISLYFGAVGTGNFLSSFLISAIQKATSQNGRDGWFSDNLNRAHLDYFYWLLAGIGIFGFVLFAYLAKSYDYEENAPKENFQP; from the exons ATGGCTTTTTATCAGCTAGG AATGGATGGATGCAGAAACTTGGAAGCACAAACACAAATTCCCTTTCTTCAGAGGGATGAAGTAGTGGATGGCTATGCTGATTACCAAGGTTATGCAATTAAGCGATCCGAATCAGGTGGTTGGAGATCAGCATCTTTCATTCTAG TTTCTGGAAGTCTTGAGAGGTTTGCATATTTTGGAATAGAATCAAATCTCATTAGCTACCTTACCGGGCCCCTTGGAGAATCCATAGCAACAGCAGCTGCAAATGTCAATACATGGATCGGTGTTGCTTCACTTGTACCAGTTTTTGGATCATTTTTTGCAGATTCATTCCTTGCCCGCTATCAGGCAATCATCCTTGCTTCTGTTATTTACATCTTG GGACTAGGCCTTTTGACCCTCTCAACAGTACCTACTTCATTGATCAGCGTTTCAACCTTTCAAGGTAGAGATATAGTGGCTCAGATTCTATTTTTTGTGTCACTATATCTGGTGGCTCTAGGACAAGTATATAAATCATGCGTTCAAGCCTTTGGAGCTGATCAGTTTGATGGAAATCATCCAGATGAGAAAAAAGCCAAGAGCTCATTTTTCAACTGGTGGCTCTGTTGCTTGTGCATAGGTGCTACTGCAGCACATTTGATCTTACACTACATTCAGGACAACATAAATTGGGGAATTGGTTTTGGGATTCCATTTATTGCTATGACAATTGGTTTGGTCCTATTTCAAATAGGTAATAGAACTTATCGCTTTTCTGCCAGACAGAACGATGCAGATGAAATCCTGAATGAGAGCATCTGTCAAAg GTTTATCAAAGTTTTGCCTGCAGCAGAAGACTCAGGGGAAGCAATTACCACCAAGACTAATGGGGCAAAGATATTTCTAAGGCTGCTTCCTATTTGGTCTACTTGTTTAACCTATACAATAGCAATGGCTCAAGTCTCCACATTGTTTACTAAGCAAGCAAGTACAGTAGACAGATCATTAGGGCCAAGTTTTAGCATACCACCGGCCTCGCTGCGAGCTTTCATTGCCCTTTCTATTTCATTCTGCATTCCCATTTACGATCAAATTTTTGTCCCTATTGCAAGAAAAATCACAAATTTTTCCACTGGCATAACAATGCTGCAGAGGATGGGAACTGGGATGGCGATATCCGTCATGAATATGGTTATTGCTGCTCTGATTGAAATGAAAAGACTCAAAACTGCTAAAGATTTTGGTCTGGTTGATATTCCAAATGCAGCAGTTCCCATGAGCTTCTGGTGGTTGGTGCCTCAGTTCACGTTGATCGGCCTTACAGATGTGTTCATTCTTGTAGGTTCACAGGAATTTTTCTATGATCAGGTTCCTACTGAATTAAGGAGTTTGGGGATCTCCCTTTATTTTGGTGCCGTAGGCACAGGAAACTTCTTGAGTAGTTTTCTCATCTCTGCCATTCAGAAAGCTACAAGTCAAAATGGAAGAGACGGTTGGTTTTCTGATAACTTGAATCGGGCACATCTTGATTACTTCTATTGGCTTCTTGCTGGAATTGGTATTTTTGGATTCGTACTCTTTGCATACTTGGCAAAATCCTATGACTACGAGGAAAATGCTCCTAAAGAGAATTTTCAACCATAA
- the LOC113711254 gene encoding protein NRT1/ PTR FAMILY 5.10-like, with product MAIQIIKDMHRIDQKLEDGNLQHSSGQEISLLFLLSTFLLADQKLEILIELASFTFMQGNKDKEIPDERIHAQFAQVTDASYSNENPQSSKNQRIFVVRFLEDVLSAADGDAKNIDTISNRNNKTNVLKLLPIWNTCLTYTISYSQATTFFTKQASAVDRSLGPTINIPAASLRTFIAFSILFGITIYDQIFVLIAKKVTGYSSGITKLQRIRTGMAISVLNMVVAALAEMKRLKNAGALGRGNFLSSFLISAIEKVTSGNGRDSRLCDNLNHAHLDYFYWLLAGVGVLGLVVYAYLANSYKYEGYASRKKRIQNID from the exons ATGGCTATACAGATTATAAAGGATATGCACCGAATCGATCAAAAGCTGGAGGATGGAAATCTGCAGCATTCATCTGGTCAGGAAATCTCTCTGCTCTTTCTTTTGTCCACCTTTCTATTGGCTGATCAGAAACTAGAAATATTGATTGAATTGGCTTCATTCACTTTCAT GCAAGGCAATAAAGATAAAGAAATCCCTGATGAGAGAATCCATGCACAATTCGCTCAAGTGACAGATGCTTCATACAGCAACGAGAATCCTCAAAGCTCTAAAAACCAAAG AATATTTGTGGTTAGGTTTCTGGAGGATGTATTATCTGCAGCTGATGGTGATGCAAAGAACATCGATACAATCTCCAACAGGAATAACAAGACGAACGTTTTAAAGCTGCTTCCTATATGGAATACTTGCTTAACATACACAATTTCATATTCTCAAGCCACCACATTTTTTACCAAGCAAGCAAGTGCTGTGGATAGATCATTAGGCCCAACTATTAACATTCCGGCAGCCTCACTAAGGACTTTCATCgctttttctattttgttcGGCATTACGATTTATGATCAAATTTTTGTGCTAATTGCAAAAAAGGTTACAGGATATTCTTCTGGTATAACAAAGTTGCAGCGAATACGAACTGGGATGGCCATATCTGTCCTTAACATGGTTGTTGCAGCTCTGGCTGAAATGAAACGACTCAAAAATGCTGGTGCCTTAGGCAGAGGAAATTTCTTGAGCAGTTTTCTCATTTCTGCAATTGAGAAAGTGACAAGTGGAAATGGAAGAGACAGTAGGCTCTGTGATAATTTGAATCATGCACATCTTGATTACTTCTATTGGTTGCTTGCTGGAGTTGGGGTTTTGGGTTTAGTTGTCTATGCATACCTAGCAAATTCATACAAATATGAGGGATATGCTTCTAGAAAGAAGAGGATCCAAAACATTGATTAA
- the LOC140015067 gene encoding protein NRT1/ PTR FAMILY 5.10-like isoform X1, with amino-acid sequence MASTDPIGLAIIPADIPSSDEEVSACHHDTIDGVVDYQGLPAKRSQSGKWKSAYFIIGVGVAERFAYFGVGSNLITYLTGHLRQSTAVAAANVNLWTGAGAMLPLVGAFVADSFLGRYRTIVVASVIYILALGLLTISAMLNCQSNISMQSCSPSQLQVILFFFSLYLIALSQGAHKPCIVAFGADQFDGQDSEESRSKSSFFNWWYFGLCAGPLSALLVLNYIQDNLSWALGFGIPCSSLAVALLVFLLGTKTYRYKVKDEEKFSVSNIGNLFAKGAKYRQFVPSSKSSEGVHATVNEARSKQYEFLNEALLEKDDLEKYKDVSEVCEFEELKSLKDLFPIWATSLAYAVVFAQTSTLFTEQGVTMDKSIGSGFVLPAASLQYLTGISIILFAPIYDRIFVPLARTITGRPSGITKLQRIGIGMVLCTASMIIAALVERKRLQIAQWNGLAGLPHATVPMSFWWLVPQYILFGIADVFTVVGLQELFYDQMPSELKTIGLSFFLSIFRIGSFLSSFLISSIERFTSTGSRVGGWFSSNLNLAHLDYFYWLLAGFSMVEFLAFLYHANSYAYNGQGRSTA; translated from the exons ATGGCCAGTACTGATCCTATTGGATTAGCCATCATTCCTGCAGATATTCCCAGTTCTGATGAAGAAGTTTCAGCTTGTCATCATGATACGATTGATGGTGTTGTAGATTATCAAGGTCTCCCAGCAAAAAGATCCCAATCAGGAAAATGGAAATCTGCTTATTTCATTATAG GTGTTGGAGTAGCAGAGAGGTTTGCATACTTTGGAGTAGGTTCCAATCTTATAACTTACCTTACGGGTCATCTTAGGCAGTCAACAGCCGTTGCAGCTGCCAATGTTAACTTGTGGACAGGCGCCGGAGCAATGCTGCCGCTTGTGGGGGCATTTGTGGCCGATTCATTTCTAGGCCGGTATCGGACCATCGTGGTTGCATCTGTGATTTACATCCTG GCACTTGGCCTATTAACCATATCTGCTATGCTCAACTGCCAAAGCAACATCAGCATGCAATCATGTTCCCCTAGCCAATTACAAGttattctcttcttcttttctctatATTTAATAGCACTTAGCCAGGGGGCGCACAAGCCATGCATTGTCGCATTTGGAGCGGACCAGTTTGATGGACAAGATTCAGAAGAGAGCAGAAGCAAAAGTTCATTCTTCaattggtggtattttggtttATGTGCAGGTCCTTTGAGTGCACTATTGGTCTTAAACTACATTCAAGATAACCTTAGTTGGGCTCTCGGCTTTGGGATCCCATGCAGCTCTCTTGCAGTGGCCCTACTCGTATTCTTACTTGGCACTAAGACTTATAGGTATAAAGTGAAAGATGAAGAGAAGTTTTCCGTTTCAAATATTGGCAATTTGTTTGCTAAAGGAGCTAAGTATCGGCAGTTTGTCCCTTCATCAAAGTCTAGTGAAGGAGTACATGCAACAGTCAATGAAGCAAGATCCAAGCAATATGA atttctcaatgaagctTTGCTGGAAAAAGATGATCTTGAGAAGTACAAGGATGTGTCCGAAGTCTGTGAATTTGAAGAATTAAAGTCACTTAAAGATTTGTTTCCTATATGGGCTACATCCTTGGCATATGCTGTTGTGTTTGCACAAACTTCCACTTTGTTCACAGAACAAGGAGTTACAATGGATAAATCAATAGGTTCAGGATTTGTGTTACCGGCTGCTTCACTTCAGTATTTAACAGGCATTTCCATTATCCTTTTTGCCCCTATTTATGACCGCATTTTTGTCCCTCTTGCAAGAACTATCACCGGAAGGCCATCAGGGATAACGAAGCTGCAGAGAATTGGAATAGGAATGGTTCTATGTACTGCTTCAATGATCATTGCTGCTCTTGTTGAAAGAAAGAGACTTCAAATTGCTCAATGGAATGGTTTAGCTGGTCTGCCACATGCAACGGTTCCTATGAGTTTTTGGTGGTTGGTGCCTCAGTATATATTGTTCGGAATTGCTGATGTTTTCACTGTGGTTGGTTTGCAGGAGCTTTTCTATGATCAAATGCCAAGTGAATTGAAAACTATAGGCCTCTCTTTTTTTCTGAGTATCTTTCGAATTGGGAGCTTTCTAAGCAGTTTTCTTATCTCCAGCATTGAGAGATTCACAAGCACCGGCAGCAGAGTCGGAGGTTGGTTTTCCAGTAACTTGAATCTAGCACATCTTGATtacttttactggttacttgctGGATTTAGTATGGTGGAGTTCTTAGCCTTCTTGTATCATGCAAATTCTTATGCCTATAATGGTCAAGGTCGTTCCACTGCCTGA
- the LOC140015067 gene encoding protein NRT1/ PTR FAMILY 5.10-like isoform X2, with the protein MEICLFHYRQSTAVAAANVNLWTGAGAMLPLVGAFVADSFLGRYRTIVVASVIYILALGLLTISAMLNCQSNISMQSCSPSQLQVILFFFSLYLIALSQGAHKPCIVAFGADQFDGQDSEESRSKSSFFNWWYFGLCAGPLSALLVLNYIQDNLSWALGFGIPCSSLAVALLVFLLGTKTYRYKVKDEEKFSVSNIGNLFAKGAKYRQFVPSSKSSEGVHATVNEARSKQYEFLNEALLEKDDLEKYKDVSEVCEFEELKSLKDLFPIWATSLAYAVVFAQTSTLFTEQGVTMDKSIGSGFVLPAASLQYLTGISIILFAPIYDRIFVPLARTITGRPSGITKLQRIGIGMVLCTASMIIAALVERKRLQIAQWNGLAGLPHATVPMSFWWLVPQYILFGIADVFTVVGLQELFYDQMPSELKTIGLSFFLSIFRIGSFLSSFLISSIERFTSTGSRVGGWFSSNLNLAHLDYFYWLLAGFSMVEFLAFLYHANSYAYNGQGRSTA; encoded by the exons ATGGAAATCTGCTTATTTCATTATAG GCAGTCAACAGCCGTTGCAGCTGCCAATGTTAACTTGTGGACAGGCGCCGGAGCAATGCTGCCGCTTGTGGGGGCATTTGTGGCCGATTCATTTCTAGGCCGGTATCGGACCATCGTGGTTGCATCTGTGATTTACATCCTG GCACTTGGCCTATTAACCATATCTGCTATGCTCAACTGCCAAAGCAACATCAGCATGCAATCATGTTCCCCTAGCCAATTACAAGttattctcttcttcttttctctatATTTAATAGCACTTAGCCAGGGGGCGCACAAGCCATGCATTGTCGCATTTGGAGCGGACCAGTTTGATGGACAAGATTCAGAAGAGAGCAGAAGCAAAAGTTCATTCTTCaattggtggtattttggtttATGTGCAGGTCCTTTGAGTGCACTATTGGTCTTAAACTACATTCAAGATAACCTTAGTTGGGCTCTCGGCTTTGGGATCCCATGCAGCTCTCTTGCAGTGGCCCTACTCGTATTCTTACTTGGCACTAAGACTTATAGGTATAAAGTGAAAGATGAAGAGAAGTTTTCCGTTTCAAATATTGGCAATTTGTTTGCTAAAGGAGCTAAGTATCGGCAGTTTGTCCCTTCATCAAAGTCTAGTGAAGGAGTACATGCAACAGTCAATGAAGCAAGATCCAAGCAATATGA atttctcaatgaagctTTGCTGGAAAAAGATGATCTTGAGAAGTACAAGGATGTGTCCGAAGTCTGTGAATTTGAAGAATTAAAGTCACTTAAAGATTTGTTTCCTATATGGGCTACATCCTTGGCATATGCTGTTGTGTTTGCACAAACTTCCACTTTGTTCACAGAACAAGGAGTTACAATGGATAAATCAATAGGTTCAGGATTTGTGTTACCGGCTGCTTCACTTCAGTATTTAACAGGCATTTCCATTATCCTTTTTGCCCCTATTTATGACCGCATTTTTGTCCCTCTTGCAAGAACTATCACCGGAAGGCCATCAGGGATAACGAAGCTGCAGAGAATTGGAATAGGAATGGTTCTATGTACTGCTTCAATGATCATTGCTGCTCTTGTTGAAAGAAAGAGACTTCAAATTGCTCAATGGAATGGTTTAGCTGGTCTGCCACATGCAACGGTTCCTATGAGTTTTTGGTGGTTGGTGCCTCAGTATATATTGTTCGGAATTGCTGATGTTTTCACTGTGGTTGGTTTGCAGGAGCTTTTCTATGATCAAATGCCAAGTGAATTGAAAACTATAGGCCTCTCTTTTTTTCTGAGTATCTTTCGAATTGGGAGCTTTCTAAGCAGTTTTCTTATCTCCAGCATTGAGAGATTCACAAGCACCGGCAGCAGAGTCGGAGGTTGGTTTTCCAGTAACTTGAATCTAGCACATCTTGATtacttttactggttacttgctGGATTTAGTATGGTGGAGTTCTTAGCCTTCTTGTATCATGCAAATTCTTATGCCTATAATGGTCAAGGTCGTTCCACTGCCTGA
- the LOC140015067 gene encoding protein NRT1/ PTR FAMILY 5.10-like isoform X3 produces the protein MLPLVGAFVADSFLGRYRTIVVASVIYILALGLLTISAMLNCQSNISMQSCSPSQLQVILFFFSLYLIALSQGAHKPCIVAFGADQFDGQDSEESRSKSSFFNWWYFGLCAGPLSALLVLNYIQDNLSWALGFGIPCSSLAVALLVFLLGTKTYRYKVKDEEKFSVSNIGNLFAKGAKYRQFVPSSKSSEGVHATVNEARSKQYEFLNEALLEKDDLEKYKDVSEVCEFEELKSLKDLFPIWATSLAYAVVFAQTSTLFTEQGVTMDKSIGSGFVLPAASLQYLTGISIILFAPIYDRIFVPLARTITGRPSGITKLQRIGIGMVLCTASMIIAALVERKRLQIAQWNGLAGLPHATVPMSFWWLVPQYILFGIADVFTVVGLQELFYDQMPSELKTIGLSFFLSIFRIGSFLSSFLISSIERFTSTGSRVGGWFSSNLNLAHLDYFYWLLAGFSMVEFLAFLYHANSYAYNGQGRSTA, from the exons ATGCTGCCGCTTGTGGGGGCATTTGTGGCCGATTCATTTCTAGGCCGGTATCGGACCATCGTGGTTGCATCTGTGATTTACATCCTG GCACTTGGCCTATTAACCATATCTGCTATGCTCAACTGCCAAAGCAACATCAGCATGCAATCATGTTCCCCTAGCCAATTACAAGttattctcttcttcttttctctatATTTAATAGCACTTAGCCAGGGGGCGCACAAGCCATGCATTGTCGCATTTGGAGCGGACCAGTTTGATGGACAAGATTCAGAAGAGAGCAGAAGCAAAAGTTCATTCTTCaattggtggtattttggtttATGTGCAGGTCCTTTGAGTGCACTATTGGTCTTAAACTACATTCAAGATAACCTTAGTTGGGCTCTCGGCTTTGGGATCCCATGCAGCTCTCTTGCAGTGGCCCTACTCGTATTCTTACTTGGCACTAAGACTTATAGGTATAAAGTGAAAGATGAAGAGAAGTTTTCCGTTTCAAATATTGGCAATTTGTTTGCTAAAGGAGCTAAGTATCGGCAGTTTGTCCCTTCATCAAAGTCTAGTGAAGGAGTACATGCAACAGTCAATGAAGCAAGATCCAAGCAATATGA atttctcaatgaagctTTGCTGGAAAAAGATGATCTTGAGAAGTACAAGGATGTGTCCGAAGTCTGTGAATTTGAAGAATTAAAGTCACTTAAAGATTTGTTTCCTATATGGGCTACATCCTTGGCATATGCTGTTGTGTTTGCACAAACTTCCACTTTGTTCACAGAACAAGGAGTTACAATGGATAAATCAATAGGTTCAGGATTTGTGTTACCGGCTGCTTCACTTCAGTATTTAACAGGCATTTCCATTATCCTTTTTGCCCCTATTTATGACCGCATTTTTGTCCCTCTTGCAAGAACTATCACCGGAAGGCCATCAGGGATAACGAAGCTGCAGAGAATTGGAATAGGAATGGTTCTATGTACTGCTTCAATGATCATTGCTGCTCTTGTTGAAAGAAAGAGACTTCAAATTGCTCAATGGAATGGTTTAGCTGGTCTGCCACATGCAACGGTTCCTATGAGTTTTTGGTGGTTGGTGCCTCAGTATATATTGTTCGGAATTGCTGATGTTTTCACTGTGGTTGGTTTGCAGGAGCTTTTCTATGATCAAATGCCAAGTGAATTGAAAACTATAGGCCTCTCTTTTTTTCTGAGTATCTTTCGAATTGGGAGCTTTCTAAGCAGTTTTCTTATCTCCAGCATTGAGAGATTCACAAGCACCGGCAGCAGAGTCGGAGGTTGGTTTTCCAGTAACTTGAATCTAGCACATCTTGATtacttttactggttacttgctGGATTTAGTATGGTGGAGTTCTTAGCCTTCTTGTATCATGCAAATTCTTATGCCTATAATGGTCAAGGTCGTTCCACTGCCTGA